Genomic window (Lycium barbarum isolate Lr01 chromosome 2, ASM1917538v2, whole genome shotgun sequence):
GCATTGCTAGTAACCAACCAAGAGGAAAGGAGTGTTTGGCTTGCATTTTCAAGACTGGCTTTCCATTTTAAGAGAGAAAATGCTTCAAATGAACTTGAATTAATTGGATGTCTTTCAGAAGCATTTAGATATGTCTTAGCAAGAACATGATGGAAAGAAGTAGTTATAAAGATCAACATCACATGCAGAAAGAGAGGTTGACTGAAAATTGTGGTATTGGATAATGAGGATCtcatttttcttgaaaaaaagagaaaaaacaccAAATGTCTGTTTTTCGTTTTTCCTAAGGAGAATTTTGTTGGCTTTGTGGGAATGCTGGACACAATCATTTATGGACCTGTATTTATAGTTAAACAAGCCTCATGTTTCCAAGTGGGAAACGAAGCCAAAATTAACAGCTCTTGTTTAGTACTTATTTTATTTGTTTTTCCTTATTTTAAACATACATAACTTCTCGTGTTCAATTAATGTAATAGTTTGTGTCCTCTTTGAGCAGGAACGACTAAAATGAATATTGATGTCCACGTGAAGATCTAAACAAGCGGGCTTTATTTTTTCCGGAGATTTTTTTGTGATAGATCAAGGAAAGTGGATGTTGGAATATTACCTCTAGCCTTACTACATAATTATGAAGCATTAAGCAAAGCTAAAATTAACAAAATGTGAGATATAAAGAACTAGAAGTAGAAACAGACTGCTTACTGGTTGTCAAACTTATCAAAGAGGATGACATATAGTATCACCCTCTTTGATTTATTATTGAAGATTGTAAATACTTGCTTGAAGCAACAAGACGTACATATCTGAAGAGAGGCAAACAAATGCACAAATTTCCGGAAAACGAAGGTCATAGACATAATGAAGATGTGCTGGTAGTAAGTTAAGGGACAATTAAGGATACAGAGCTTTTGGTCTTGAAAGATTTAAGCAACGTTGCTTATGAGATGTTTTAGTAGGCGTTTagccatagaaaccaaaaaataaataaaaaaaattcactttttttgaacATAACCGGTGCGTAAACATTGCCCCATCAACCCGTTGCACTTGTACTCCATACAAAACCCAACAAGAACTAAATCAAGTAGCTCTAATAATAAACACTTTgaaaaacttttataaaaatagctgtaaaaaaaaacactttgagggtcctttttataaaaataaaaactttcaGTGTAAACAttgaaaatagaaaaataaaaataatggtCCAAAACAGAAAatggaaaaagtgaaaaaagtgtaAAACAAGGTTTtggttgtttttcaaattccaaatataactttttgttgtatttggaatttttatggccaaCCACTAAtatttgaaaaaagtgaaaaataaaattccggaaaaaagtgaataattctcatggccaaacgggtccgtGGTATTTCTGTTTAGCATTTCATTTTTAATGTATAAGAAACTAGTCTTGGTCATACTTTACAGTTCTTTCTCTGTAGATAGATTGCATTCAACAAAAACTGAGACTGTATGTCATGATATATGTTTGTGTAGTGACAAAATCATGTTATTAAGATAAAATAAGAAgtttaaatttaaattattttcaaGTATAGCAACAAATCATTCTTTAGAAATATATTTAAAATGAAATAGTgtcacataaaataaaataaaagagtaaTTGGTATGAATTGCTTTTTTGTTAGAGTGATCTGATGATATAATAGGCAATAGCCTTATTAAAAGGGGGCAATtcacagaattgcccttcttttggggtggtctttaaattttacccctcatatttgaaatctttaaattttgcccttcggctaagctccatgggttccaggttcgaaccctcacacagtcaaaatttaaaaaaaaattcgcaaggcagagtttaaatttcgctatgcccccaccggcatacacttgtgaaggaattaccaaagttatgccggacccggcatacttaagccttatgggcagacttggcataagtatgccgggtccaacataactttagtaattccttcacaagtttatgccgggtccggcataaaagtttgcccattaaaagtatgcccccaccggcataaacttgttaaggaattaccaaacttatgccggacccgacatacttatgccggacccggcatacttatgccttatgggcagacttggcataagtatgccgggtccggcataactttggtaattccttcacaagtttatgccgggcccggcataaaagtttgcccattaaaagtatgcccccatcggcataaacttgtgaaggaattaccaaagttatgccggacccggcatacttatgccaagtctgcccataaggcatgagtatgccgggtccggcataaatttggtaattccttaacaagtatatgccgggtccgacatacacgcgacccaaaccttgccttgcaattttttttttaatttatgcttgagcgggggttcgaacttagaacctcatgatttctgcgtgaacgctcaaagttgcaatgcgaagggcaaaaattaaagaccagcaatatgaggggcataatttaaagaccacaaatatgagggacaaaatttaaagaccaccccaaaagaaggcaatccgcgcaaaaaaatgattaaAAGGAAAGCAAATAAAAGAACATGAAAAACGATAAAAGTATTTTCTTGTTTTTAACTCCGCccccttattattattattattattattattattattattattattatgaataCATAAGTCTTCCTCCTTTCCATAACCCGCTGATGAAGTCCAGGTTAACTAGCTAAGGAGCATGATGTTTGACTCTTATTAATTTGCTCCAATTATATTCTAACTTTTGTAAGTTGTTCATTCTTAATCCGTCTTGATTGCCTTTTTCCAATGTACATGATGGAGTTCTCTTTCTTCTTCAGTTTAATTCTCATGGAAAGTAAATTATAGAAAAAAAGCTTCAAGTCAAATTAAATGAGGTCCTTTGGTACAAATGTAGTCATCCATTAGTAGCTAGGCATTACAAAATGGGACTCCCTGGGCCactctaaaaaatattttaattagcGGAGTTGGAATAATGAAGTACTTTTAGCCAAATAGCCTGTAAAAGTTTATATGATTATTAAAAAAAGGTTGTTAGTTTTTCGAGTTTTCCTATGGTACCTCAAAATTCAATTTTTGCGGGGAGTGGTTGGATTCCTTGCCGACCTCGTGGCTTATGCAGCAGTACAAGTAAGACCAACACAAGATATAATCTATTTTTTTGAGGCAATAAGGTAAAATGGAGTAGAAAAAAGAGTAAAACTTCGGTTTGAAGATAATAAAGTGTGATCTTGAGACAAAAAGGAATTGAATAagctaaaagaaaagaaaaatgagaaaataaaaaGTATAAGGGAACTAAGAAGAGCTTGACTTGGACTATAAATTTTATAATGCTTTATGCGATTTTAAGCTTATTATCACCAACTCACCttcagataaaaaaaaattagtgaacTAATTTATACTTCCTTTTCTCTAAGTTTGTTTAATGACTTACACGTAATATTTTAACAACAAAAATGATATTGCTACAAAACAAATGATATGCTCATAAATTAAATTTCCTAAAAAGTTGTAAACATGTAAGATTTGTAAAACGACGTATTAGATGACCAGAGTCATTTAAGTTGTGTTACATGCTTTAAATCCTATTGATCTGCCCATCCTCGAGTCACTTGCGCCTTTCTGACATAGGCTTATTCTCTATTTCAAATCTGTTTAATATCCTTGtaaattaaaatttttaaaaacaaAGCTATCATATTATGGGGTTAAGAAATCATTTTAGAAGCTATGCATGGGGAGATGAAGGGGTGAGAAATCAAGCTCATGAAAACATGACCAGCCCCACCCCATTTTAATCCGCCCAAGTTGATCTATTCGCCAATAGACCTTTTTGCTATATGCACGatcacgattttttttttttttttttacaaacccatctttttttaaatcaaatttccATGATGATTTTTGGGGGCATTGTATATCATTTTATGAAAAACACGAAAGAAGGGGACTAGATCTTACCCCATCTACTTTATCAAACACTGCAAAAAGGGGGGTCGCAAAGCATTTGCCAATACCAAGAAATTTATACTATAGCTTAACCATAATTCAAGAAACATATCAATTTCATTAAAGATAATTCAGATGTGCACTAAAAGAACTTGAAAAAATGATAAGTGTATTAGGGTTGAGTTTCTATTAGATTTTGATGAACACAAGCGTGGACACCTCGTAATAATAGCAAGTGACTTGTCCTAACATTCAGACATAAGCAACTGATGCCCGGACAGGACCATTTGTTTTCATACCCTGACCACGACCTCTACCCCGTCCCTGTACTTGTCCTTGTCCTTGGCCCCGACCTGCAAGAAATCAGATCTCATGTTAAAAGATAAGACATGAATATCATATCTCGCTATACATCAAGAATAGCAGAACCAATACCTTTTACATGAAAAATTAGTAGTTAGTACTATGGATCTTAGGTGAAAAAAGTTGTAGCATACCCTGGCCTTGAATGGGCATTGAACCAACTTGTCCACCATAGTTGTTACCACGTCCACGATAACCACGACCTCTTCCTCCAGTTCGGCCTCTACCATTATATCCACGCCCTTCTTTCCATCCGCCGTCTCCACCATATCCAGGCTCACCATTGTTAAAACGCCCTGTACACAGTGAACGAAGATTCACAAAAAAATTCTTTGGTCTTCCTTTTTGATAGCTTAATACTATTGATGCAAAGTTATAGTGCTTTGcaaaaaaatatacatttgcACAGGGTTTACTTTATCAATTTCTCAGCCTATATAGCTGACCAACAGTTCATCCTTCATCAAACTATCTTCTCGAAAACAATATAGCTGAAAGTTTGTACCTTGAGAAATTTGCTTTAATTGGATTTGCTAGCAACAACAATGGCCAGATTGGTTCAGGTTATAGTAAAAAGGGTGACAATGTGGAGAACCTCAACCTTCAAATCCAAATTCTTTTAATTCATCCAAGGATGTGCAGGAAAAGAAGGGAAATTCATAACATAATCACAATATAAGGGGCTGCATATTgctagaaaattcaagaatttCAAAAGATAATGCATAAAAGAAAGGTCAAATGAGACCAATATACCTCCTGCATAATCATATTCAGTAAGTGGTCTGACTTGATCTGCTGGAATAGGTGGTTGGTACCTgcaaatatttatttttcttgaaaCCAAAACCTGAAAATCTTAATATGAAGAAGGGGCAAAGAAGAAATGCGATCACGGAGACATAGTTACAGCATCTGAAAATTGATGATATCTGTAGTGGCTACATGTACCAAGCGGGATATTTAGAGATGGATTTAACTTTTGTACATTGACAATGTAAAGCATTATCATATCAGTGTTTTAACCTATTGTAGCACGTAGTGTGCCTTATTTTCCAGATTACAGTTTCCACTTTTCATGGATAGTTACCTGTAGTTGCCTTTTTGGATGATCAAATAGTGTAAAATTATTATATACTAGAAGTTAAATAAGAAATATGCAAGTAATATCGTTATACAAAAGCATCCGAATGAGGTAATTTTAGTACTAACATGCAGTTCTCAATTAAATATATTAGTTCTTAGACAAAGAACGATTAGAAGTACGTTAGAGGAATTGTTTTGAATTAAAACAGACGACCAAATCTAATATTAATCACGATATCATCATAAGTAATAATGTCAATTATTACCATAGTTCAGTTTCTTCTAGTATTATATCAACGTAATTCATTGATTGACCGCACATTTACTGAACTGAGGTAACCAATTCAAAAAAAGGAAGAGCACTGAATACAGTTTTCATAAATCATGATTACCCGGCTGATAAAGTATCTAACTCTTTCTTGGAAAGGATGATTGTGATGATTGATACATGACGAGTAGTCTCGAGCCTGCATTAGGTAATAAACAACGAAACGTGAGCAAATTATCAAACAACCAACATCAGCTGAAATTTATATGGACCAAATTAAGATGCATCTTACGGAAGAAGTCCTTCTTCTAGAGGTTCCCACGTATCAGTGATATCAGTTGAACCAATCGATGTGATTTGATGAAGGCCAACGATCTTTCTCTGATGCATAAAGATTACATTGTTACATGATTTACTGAGCTTAGAAACATAGACTATAGGTGCATTATGCTGAGATATATTTTAGAAGAATATATGCGGtaaaaacagcctcttgcagaaatgcaaggtaagactgcgtacaatagactcttgtggtccggccctttcccggaccccgcgcatagcgggagcttagtgcaccgggctgccctttttttttatatgcggtaaaatggacataatcaCATGGACAAGCTACAACAATTAATCTGCTGCACCTTTATCAGTTCGGCTATCATTACTGTTTTACTAATGGCCCTGCCCATAGACTTGAGAGCAATTTCTTTAGATCCTTTCTCCTGCAAAAGAGAGCAGGAACTAAAATTGTCAAGCACTAAGCTGACAGAAACATGAAAGCTTAATTAAATCCTCAGTACTTTATGTCGACTCAATGGAATCGAATATTATATGGTTTACTCTCAAGCTGAGGGCATAGCAAACAAACTAAAACATTGTGGCATGGTAGATACATAGGGAATTTTGCACTGTATGCCAATTATGGCAAAATATTTACCCGTTTTAGCCCATCTTTTTTTAATTACTGGCCATACCCAATTTTTTCCTCTTCAGTTTTTtactagtcttatacattattatacacttttatacaaggtatatacattgtctacagtaggtgtataaagttgtatattattgTATAAAGGTGAATATTCAAGTTGGGCCATGAAATGTTGGGTTgtaggtttgtaatttaaaatatgggCTATGAATATATAATTTTGACCtataaattgtttataagtgAAATTTTCCCAGATGTAATGTAGCTAAAAATATATGACATAATACATATGCTGCTATACCCAATAGTCCAATACCATGGAAATTTTTATACTCCCGTTTTATCCTACTTCAGATATATTTCTCATCCTTTCATTGTCCACTCAGTACAGAACCAAATTTTATCAGCACTTATCTCATACATACTCAAGTAACTCAACCAAAACAAAGGCACTGTAATACTTCTTTCCTACCTGAAATACTTCTACTCTCTCATAAAAGCTCTTGTTTATTTTAGCCTAGTTTCTCTTTCTTACATTTTTCATTTATCAAAAGATCCACTTTTACCAGAATGGATCCACTTTCATGTAAACCAACAACTAGGATCTCAAAACAAATAAACCACACACCATTATTTCAAAAAACAGCCAAAGAAAGATAGAGAATAAAAAGGTACAAATGGTTGCATTTATAATGTATTTTACAGTTTACATCCCTCATTGAGTAATTATTTACTTACAAA
Coding sequences:
- the LOC132622530 gene encoding glycine-rich cell wall structural protein-like isoform X2, with product MDRYQKVQKPRAENPIKENEIRITTQGRLRNYITYATNLLQRKIVGLHQITSIGSTDITDTWEPLEEGLLPLETTRHVSIITIILSKKELDTLSAGYQPPIPADQVRPLTEYDYAGGRFNNGEPGYGGDGGWKEGRGYNGRGRTGGRGRGYRGRGNNYGGQVGSMPIQGQGRGQGQGQVQGRGRGRGQGMKTNGPVRASVAYV
- the LOC132622530 gene encoding uncharacterized protein LOC132622530 isoform X1, translated to MDRYQKVQKPRAENPIKENEIRITTQGRLRNYITYATNLLQEKGSKEIALKSMGRAISKTVMIAELIKRKIVGLHQITSIGSTDITDTWEPLEEGLLPLETTRHVSIITIILSKKELDTLSAGYQPPIPADQVRPLTEYDYAGGRFNNGEPGYGGDGGWKEGRGYNGRGRTGGRGRGYRGRGNNYGGQVGSMPIQGQGRGQGQGQVQGRGRGRGQGMKTNGPVRASVAYV